The following proteins are encoded in a genomic region of Nicotiana sylvestris chromosome 4, ASM39365v2, whole genome shotgun sequence:
- the LOC104210011 gene encoding la-related protein 1C-like, with amino-acid sequence MATAPDSSANNTPSSPVAKADGAAAGATVSSPQSRRSLQAPWAQVVRGGGGEVEAASVSSPRSPSPLVLAAVASPEKISISDDCSAAQKSSPENSTSDALPESSGSNDGNVGRPKKPAWNKPLNGVVEAVTVMGGALSWPALSESTRPGPKSSADSSKPIPDGSTSVSQGPIISQLPQKQANSNANTNSNANPSTPVRQRSMKHRGGSSSSGGAGSGPGGGGFIRTPLPPPTPPPLPPPFPGMPPYGNLIPPPPPPVLEPHVRGPRSVGGFPSQPHSAGDHSPHRNYGRKGGNFGGRPRGDGSYHNNHGGRRDQDRRDVHMAAPQFGPPHAAFMRPPPAGSGPFLPHTSLRPFPVPMGYDMGQFYYVPLSPESFSSVPIINQAPPLPQLFPLVDPNLPPSLVNQIEYYFSDANLVKDNFLRLKMDEEGWVPIKLIAEFPRVKSLTDKVQFDNIQFISYCLATSMLVEVQDEKIRRRDDWRKWTHTSSPFAADSGSSAPVASTDGALTTSLQNVSLNESTTNSSGATEATNAQMDVPVGGLSDESTNQSALAQEGNAEEISSSHA; translated from the exons ATGGCCACGGCGCCGGATTCTTCTGCAAATAACACACCAAGTTCACCGGTCGCCAAAGCTGATGGTGCGGCCGCCGGAGCCACCGTCAGCAGTCCACAGTCTCGACGGAGTTTACAAGCACCGTGGGCACAAGTAGTCCGCGGCGGCGGCGGCGAGGTTGAAGCAGCATCAGTATCCAGTCCTCGCTCGCCCTCACCGTTGGTGCTGGCTGCCGTTGCTTCGCCGGAGAAAATTTCTATATCGGATGATTGCTCGGCCGCCCAAAAGTCTTCGCCGGAAAACTCTACTTCCGATGCTTTGCCGGAGAGTTCTGGTAGTAACGACGGCAATGTAGGTCGTCCGAAAAAGCCTGCTTGGAATAAACCCTTAAATGGCGTCGTTGAGGCTGTTACTGTTATGGGTGGGGCCCTCTCTTGGCCCGCTCTCTCTGAGTCCACTCGGCCCGGCCCAAAATCATCTGCTGATTCATCAAAACCAATTCCAGATGGATCCACTTCTGTTTCTCAG GGTCCAATAATATCTCAGTTGCCTCAAAAACAAGCTAATAGTAATGCAAACACAAATTCAAATGCAAACCCTAGTACCCCTGTTAGACAAAGATCAATGAAACACAGAGGAGGTAGCAGCAGCAGTGGTGGTGCTGGTAGTGGTCCAGGTGGTGGAGGATTTATTAGAACTCCACTTCCGCCTCCAACTCCACCTCCATTGCCTCCACCATTTCCTGGAATGCCCCCCTATGGGAATCTGATACCACCGCCTCCACCGCCTGTTCTCGAGCCTCATGTAAGAGGTCCAAGGTCTGTTGGAGGATTTCCGTCTCAGCCGCATTCAGCAGGTGATCATTCTCCCCATAGAAATTATGGCAGGAAGGGTGGTAACTTTGGGGGGCGACCCCGTGGAGATGGATCTTATCATAATAATCACGGGGGCAGGCGTGATCAAGATCGGAGAGACGTTCATATGGCTGCTCCTCAGTTTGGTCCTCCTCATGCAGCGTTCATGCGCCCCCCACCTGCTGGTTCTGGTCCATTTCTTCCACACACCTCTCTGAGACCCTTTCCTGTGCCAATGGGATATG ATATGGGTCAATTCTATTATGTTCCATTGAGTCCAGAGTCCTTTAGTAGTGTGCCAATTATCAACCAAGCTCCACCACTACcccaacttttccctttagtggATCCAAATTTACCTCCCTCCTTGGTTAATCAGATAGAGTATTACTTCAG TGATGCTAACCTGGTAAAAGATAACTTTTTGAGGTTAAAAATGGATGAGGAAGGCTGGGTTCCTATTAAATTAATTGCTGAATTTCCTCGA GTTAAGAGTTTGACAGATAAAgtccagtttgataatatccagTTTATTTCGTATTGTTTGGCGACTTCAATGCTTGTAGAAGTGCAG GATGAGAAGATAAGGAGACGGGATGATTGGAGGAAATGGACGCATACGTCTTCCCCATTTGCAGCTGATTCAGGTTCTTCAGCACCTGTTGCATCAACAGATGGTGCTCTAACAACTTCCTTGCAGAATGTCTCTTTGAACGAATCAACTACAAATAGTAGTGGTGCTACAGAAGCGACCAATGCTCAAATGGATGTGCCTGTCGGTGGCTTATCAGACGAATCGACTAATCAATCAGCACTGGCTCAAGAAGGCAACGCTGAAGAAATCTCTTCCAGCCACGCATGA
- the LOC138889088 gene encoding GDSL esterase/lipase EXL3-like produces the protein MLFSSLVFPVNRMALLYCVVILLFSACEAKLQLPQGVNIKAVFAFGDSIVDQGNNNNLTTRAKCNFLPYGKDFMGGKPTGRFSNAKTPPDMIVEELGIKELMPAYFDPNLKVEDLKTGVSFASGASGYDLLTAITATAIPLSAQLLLFQQYKLKLEGLIGEEEANYIVKNSLFLVVTGSDDLVNTYFTLKIPRKWQYNIDSYTNLMVNGASNFVQDLYTLGARKIWVFGIPPIGCLPSQRQKSGGLARVCVEEYNQAAQLANTKLAAKIDSLSEILPQSELVFINIYDPLLDLIDNPDKYGFEEVKRCCCRPGKNKFLLCNNHTKTCEDDTKYLFWDGYHLTEKGYRVLVDQIFKE, from the exons atgttATTTTCAAGTTTAGTTTTTCCAGTGAATAGAATGGCTTTGTTGTACTGTGTTGTTATTCTGTTGTTTAGTGCATGTGAAGCAAAGCTGCAGCTACCACAGGGTGTGAATATAAAGGCAGTTTTCGCTTTCGGAGATTCAATAGTAGATCAAGGTAATAATAACAATTTAACAACACGAGCAAAGTGTAATTTTCTGCCTTATGGGAAAGATTTTATGGGTGGAAAACCAACTGGAAGGTTCAGCAATGCTAAGACTCCACCAGATATGATAG TGGAAGAACTAGGGATAAAAGAGCTAATGCCAGCTTATTTTGATCCAAATTTGAAAGTTGAAGATTTAAAAACTGGAGTAAGCTTTGCTTCAGGTGCTTCTGGATATGACCTATTAACAGCTATTACCGCG ACAGCGATACCATTATCAGCACAATTACTTCTTTTTCAACAATATAAGTTGAAGCTAGAGGGATTGATTGGGGAAGAAGAAGCAAACTATATAGTAAAAAACAGTCTTTTTTTAGTAGTTACTGGCAGTGACGATCTTGTTAATACATATTTCACTCTCAAAATTCCACGGAAATGGCAGTACAATATTGACTCATATACTAATCTTATGGTCAATGGAGCTTCCAATTTTGTCCAA gaTTTGTACACGTTGGGAGCAAGAAAAATTTGGGTATTTGGGATTCCACCAATAGGTTGTTTGCCATCACAAAGACAAAAAAGTGGAGGTCTAGCCAGAGTTTGCGTCGAGGAATACAATCAAGCCGCGCAATTGGCCAACACCAAATTGGCAGCTAAAATTGATTCATTGTCCGAAATTTTGCCACAATCCGAGCTTGTTTTCATCAATATATATGATCCTCTACTTGATCTCATTGACAACCCCGACAAATATG GTTTTGAGGAAGTAAAGAGATGTTGTTGCCGCCCAGGAAAGAACAAGTTCTTACTATGCAACAACCACACTAAAACATGTGAAGATGACACAAAATATTTGTTTTGGGACGGTTATCATCTCACAGAGAAAGGTTATAGGGTTCTAGTTGATCAGATTTTCAAAGAATAA
- the LOC104210014 gene encoding GDSL esterase/lipase EXL1-like, with product MKLLSFKIYSFLVCYSLLLCYVKAVTRIPYNESIPAVIVFGDSIVDTGNNNGLKTVSKVNYPPYGQDFMGGKPTGRFSNGKVPADLIVEELGIKELLPAYLDPTLQPVDLITGVNFASGGAGYDPLTSELAKVISLSRQLEMFKEYILKLREIVGEDRKNEILANSLFILVTGTNDIINTYFNTPLRKSYYDVSSYADLLVRSASSFVQDLYGLGARRIGVFGIPPIGCLPSQRTLRGGEERECVDYLNQAAQLFNSKLAAELSSLGNKFPDSRMVYVDVYNLPLDVIYNPQKYGFKISDKGCCGTGKIEVAELCTFTCSSDSDYVFWDSFHLTEKAYRQLVHQILAQHLSSFF from the exons ATGAAGCTCCTCTCTTTTAAAATatactcttttcttgtttgttatTCACTTCTGCTGTGTTATGTCAAAGCAGTTACAAGGATACCATATAATGAGTCTATTCCAGCAGTGATAGTTTTCGGAGACTCCATTGTCGATACAGGTAACAATAATGGCCTTAAAACTGTATCTAAGGTTAATTATCCGCCGTATGGTCAGGATTTTATGGGAGGAAAACCAACAGGAAGGTTTTCTAATGGGAAAGTTCCTGCAGACTTGATTG tGGAAGAATTGGGAATAAAAGAGCTTTTACCAGCATATCTTGATCCAACTTTACAACCAGTAGACCTCATCACTGGAGTTAACTTTGCTTCAGGTGGTGCAGGATATGATCCTCTAACATCTGAACTAGCG AAAGTTATTTCATTGTCGCGTCAGTTGGAAATGTTCAAAGAGTACATACTAAAGCTCAGAGAAATAGTTGGAGAGGATAGGAAGAATGAGATCTTGGCCAACAGTCTATTCATATTGGTCACAGGAACCAATGACATTATCAATACATACTTTAATACGCCTCTTCGGAAATCCTACTATGATGTTTCATCATATGCTGATCTTTTGGTCAGATCtgcttctagttttgtacag GATTTATATGGGCTAGGGGCACGTCGGATTGGTGTTTTTGGCATACCACCAATCGGATGTTTGCCATCTCAAAGAACATTGAGAGGAGGAGAAGAAAGGGAATGTGTTGATTATTTGAACCAAGCGGCACAACTGTTCAACAGCAAGTTGGCAGCTGAGTTAAGCTCGCTTGGAAACAAATTTCCTGATTCAAGAATGGTGTATGTAGATGTATACAATCTTCCACTTGATGTCATCTACAACCCTCAAAAATATG GATTCAAGATTTCAGACAAGGGATGCTGTGGGACGGGGAAAATAGAAGTCGCAGAGTTATGCACATTTACATGTTCCAGTGATTCTGATTATGTTTTTTGGGATAGCTTTCATCTTACAGAAAAAGCATACAGACAATTAGTTCATCAAATTCTTGCCCAACATTTAAGTAGCTTCTTCTGA
- the LOC104210013 gene encoding CO(2)-response secreted protease-like → MKGIVLFFCLYLFLVSFLRESNAVSLVQNNGVYIVYMGAPDASNDGIKNNQADLMSSLIRRKKDAIVHSYKNGFSGFAARLSEAEANSIAQKPGVISVFPDPILNLHTTRSWDFLQYQTDVEISSGPIYGSGSSPNGADTIIGILDTGIWPESESFSDSDMSAVPSRWRGTCMESHDFSSSKCNKKLVGARFYDDSGEDDRKPFGSVRDQNGHGTHVASTAAGNPISGASYYGLAAGTAKGGSPGSRIAMYRVCTSDGCRGSAIMKAFDDAIADGVDVLSLSLGSSSGLEPEFSNDPIAIGAFHAVEKGILVVCSAGNDGPSAKSVVNVAPWILTVAATTIDRDFETDIVLGGNKLIKGGGISFGNLTNSAVYPLISGDLAKSEENDVSEKNARSCVPDSLDEKKVKGKIVLCHNRDEGYSPSDKLEEVKSKGGIGFILVDDNARTVAPKFKSFAAAVVTEKDGNEIFSYINSTRNPVASILPTVSKTKYKPAPVVAYFSSRGPAYNTHNLLKPDITAPGVAILAAWPGNDTKEAVLGQEPPLFNILSGTSMSCPHVSGIVAIVKAQNPSWSPSAIKSAIMTTAIQTSNLKAPITTNSGSIATPYDIGAGEASPSGAINPGLVYETYAADYLQFLCSIGYDTLKIKLISKTVPDDFSCPTNSSSESISKMNYPSIAVSNIKENETKKVTRMITNVAEEEATYTAIIKAPTGLEVQVIPNKLVFTNNSKKLNYEVSFKSSSKPVGDLFGSITWTNGKYKVRSPFVVTTYL, encoded by the exons ATGAAAGGCATTGTTCTATTTTTCTGCCTCTATCTATTCCTTGTCTCTTTTCTTAGAGAATCCAATGCAGTTTCTCTAGTACAAAACAATGGCGTATATATTGTTTACATGGGTGCTCCTGATGCATCAAACGATGGCATTAAAAATAATCAAGCAGACCTTATGAGCTCTTTAATCAGAAG GAAAAAAGATGCTATTGTACACAGCTACAAGAATGGTTTCTCAGGATTTGCTGCGCGTTTATCAGAAGCTGAGGCGAACTCCATTGCTCAAAAACCTGGAGTCATCTCTGTATTCCCTGATCCAATATTGAATCTCCATACAACACGTTCATGGGATTTCTTGCAATATCAAACTGATGTAGAAATTAGTTCTGGTCCAATTTATGGTTCTGGTTCATCACCAAATGGAGCTGACACCATAATTGGAATCTTGGATACAG GAATATGGCCTGAATCAGAGAGTTTTAGTGACAGCGATATGAGTGCAGTCCCCTCTCGGTGGAGAGGAACTTGCATGGAAAGTCATGATTTCAGCTCTTCCAAATGCAACAA GAAGCTAGTTGGTGCAAGATTTTATGATGACTCTGGTGAGGACGACAGAAAACCTTTTGGCTCAGTTAGGGACCAAAACGGACATGGAACTCATGTTGCATCTACAGCAGCTGGGAATCCAATTTCAGGAGCATCTTATTATGGCCTAGCGGCTGGGACTGCGAAGGGTGGTTCCCCGGGTTCGAGGATAGCCATGTATCGTGTCTGCACGAGTGATGGATGTCGCGGATCAGCTAtaatgaaagcatttgatgatgcCATTGCGGATGGAGTTGATGTTTTATCGCTATCACTTGGTTCATCATCTGGACTTGAACCTGAATTTTCGAATGATCCTATTGCTATTGGAGCATTTCATGCTGTTGAAAAGGGAATTCTTGTTGTCTGTTCTGCTGGAAATGATGGACCTAGCGCGAAAAGTGTTGTCAATGTTGCTCCTTGGATTCTCACAGTTGCAGCTACTACCATTGACCGTGACTTCGAAACTGATATTGTCTTAGGTGGGAACAAGTTAATTAAG GGAGGGGGCATAAGTTTTGGTAATTTGACAAATTCTGCAGTATACCCGTTGATTAGTGGTGATTTAGCCAAATCAGAAGAAAATGATGTTTCTGAGAAAAATGCAAG GAGTTGTGTACCGGATTCTTTAGATGAAAAGAAAGTCAAGGGGAAAATTGTTCTTTGTCATAATCGCGACGAAGGATATTCACCTAGTGATAAGCTAGAAGAAGTGAAGAGCAAAGGTGGCATTGGATTTATACTAGTAGATGATAATGCAAGAACAGTAGCACCCAAATTCAAATCCTTTGccgcggctgtagtaactgaaaaAGATGGCAATGAGATCTTCTCCTACATTAACTCAACAAG GAATCCAGTTGCATCAATTCTACCAACTGTTTCAAAAACCAAGTACAAACCAGCTCCTGTTGTGGCTTACTTCTCATCAAGGGGTCCTGCATACAACACTCATAACCTCCTCAAA CCAGATATTACAGCACCAGGGGTTGCCATTCTCGCGGCGTGGCCTGGAAACGACACAAAAGAGGCTGTCTTAGGACAGGAACCACCACTTTTCAACATACTCTCAGGGACTTCCATGTCCTGTCCTCATGTTTCTGGTATTGTCGCGATTGTCAAGGCGCAAAATCCTTCTTGGAGTCCTTCAGCAATCAAATCAGCTATTATGACCACAG CTATACAGACTAGCAATTTGAAGGCTCCAATAACAACAAACTCTGGATCCATTGCAACACCATATGACATTGGAGCTGGAGAAGCAAGCCCTTCCGGGGCAATTAATCCAGGATTGGTCTACGAGACTTATGCTGCAGACTATTTGCAGTTTCTATGCTCAATTGGCTATGACACATTAAAGATAAAACTCATCTCAAAAACAGTTCCTGATGATTTTTCATGTCCCACCAACTCAAGTTCAGAATCAATCTCAAAAATGAATTACCCATCCATAGCTGTTTCAAATATCAAAGAAAATGAAACCAAGAAAGTAACCAGAATGATTACTAatgttgcagaagaagaagcaacatACACTGCAATTATAAAGGCGCCAACTGGATTGGAAGTCCAAGTGATTCCAAATAAATTGGTATTTACAAATAATAGCAAGAAGTTGAACTATGAAGTGTCTTTCAAATCTTCATCTAAACCAGTGGGAGACTTGTTTGGATCAATTACATGGACAAATGGTAAATACAAAGTTCGAAGTCCATTCGTTGTAACGACTTACTTATAA
- the LOC104210012 gene encoding GDSL esterase/lipase EXL3-like, with amino-acid sequence MKFLSFKIYSFLVLSSTCYVPLRCNVQAVIRVPLNKSIPAVIFFGDSNVDTGDNNGLKTIVEANFLPYGQDFMGGKPTGRFNNGKAPPDLLVEELGIKELLSAYLDPNLQVEDLITGVNFASGRAGYDPLTSEILKVVSLSGQLEMFKEYIVKLKEIVGEDRKNEILANSLFILVIGSNDITNTYFSSITLQLNLNSCELDVCHQKEH; translated from the exons ATGAAGTTCCTCTCTTTCAAAATATACTCTTTTCTTGTGTTGTCAAGCACTTGTTATGTACCTCTAAGGTGCAATGTCCAGGCCGTTATAAGGGTACCGCTTAATAAGTCTATTCCAGCAGTGATATTTTTCGGAGATTCTAACGTTGATACAGGTGATAATAATGGCCTCAAAACCATAGTTGAGGCTAATTTTCTTCCTTATGGTCAGGATTTCATGGGAGGAAAACCAACCGGAAGGTTTAATAATGGAAAAGCTCCACCAGACTTGCTTG TGGAAGAATTGGGAATAAAAGAGCTTTTATCAGCATATCTTGATCCAAATTTACAAGTAGAAGACCTCATCACAGGAGTTAACTTTGCTTCAGGTCGTGCAGGATATGATCCTCTAACATCTGAAATCCTG AAAGTTGTATCATTGTCTGGTCAGTTGGAAATGTTCAAAGAGTACATAGTAAAGCTTAAAGAGATAGTAGGAGAGGATAGAAAGAATGAGATCTTGGCCAACAGCCTATTCATATTGGTCATAGGAAGCAATGACATTACCAACACATACTTTA GTAGTATAACATTGCAACTCAATCTGAATTCATGCGAGTTGGATGTGTGCCATCAAAAAGAACATTGA